The Oxyura jamaicensis isolate SHBP4307 breed ruddy duck unplaced genomic scaffold, BPBGC_Ojam_1.0 oxyUn_random_OJ72840, whole genome shotgun sequence genome window below encodes:
- the LOC118159977 gene encoding olfactory receptor 14C36-like — GNGLILTAIACDHHLHTPMYFFLLNLALLDLGSISTTVPKAMANSLWDTRTISYAGCATQVFMFVAFVTAEFYLLTFMAYDRYVAICRPLHYGTIMDSRTCVNMAAAAWGAGVLSAVLHTANSFSLPLCQGNALDQFFCELPQILKLSCSDAYLRELGFIIFCFCSGIGYFVFIVFSYVQIFRAVLRIPSKQGRHKTVSTCLPHLAIVSLFLSTVMFTYLKPSSISSPSIDLLLAVLYSVVPPAVNPLIYSMKNKELKDVVRKLILGMIFTAHKLPFTLHK; from the coding sequence ggcaacggcctcatcctcaccgcTATAGCCTGtgaccaccacctccacacccccatgtacttcttcctcctcaacctcgccctcctcgacctgggctccatctccaccactgtccccaaagccatggccaactCCCTGTGGGACACCAGGACCATTTCCTATGCAGGTTGTGCTACTCAGGTCTTTATGTTTGTTGCCTTTGTAACAGCAGAGTTTTATCTTCTCACCTTCATGGCCTATGACCGCTATGTTGCCATCTGCAGACCCCTGCACTACGGGACAATAATGGACAGCAGAACTTGTGTcaacatggcagcagctgcctggggcgCTGGtgtgctcagtgctgtgctgcacactgccaatagtttttccctccccctctgTCAAGGCAATGCcctggaccagttcttctgtgaacttccccagatcctcaagctctcctgctcagatgcctacctcaGGGAACTTGGGTTcatcatattttgcttttgttcaggTATTgggtattttgttttcattgttttctcctatgtgcagatctttagggctgtgctgaggatcccCTCAAAGCAGGGCCGGCACAAAACTGTTTCCACATGCCTCCCTCACTTGGCCATTGTTTCCCTGTTTCTTAGTACTGTCATGTTTACTTACCTGAAGCCCTCCTCTATCTCTTCTCCATCCATTGACCTTTTgctggcagttctgtactcagtggtgcctccagcagtgaaccctCTCATCTACAGTATGAAGAACAAGGAGCTTAAGGATGTTGTTAGGAAACTGATTTTAGGGATGATTTTCACTGCTCATAAGTTACCCTTCACTCTCCATAAATGA